One Nodosilinea sp. FACHB-141 DNA segment encodes these proteins:
- a CDS encoding M23 family metallopeptidase — MDGRFDRAQALGWIVALSVGIGTMTELTQSTPQVIAEEQIAAEAAPANPWLGSSFPLENFSRYTSPFGYRQHPMGGHRFHYGLDLAAPMGSYIRSWWEGKVVEVHDHTACGTAAIIQSGSWTHIYCHMQGSIVIEKEGGRVLVDRDGGIEIRQGQMVTAGQRIGRVGMTGSTTGPHLHWGLKYDGAWVDPALVLKATFDYQQASQTAQAIN, encoded by the coding sequence ATGGATGGTCGTTTTGACAGGGCGCAAGCTTTGGGTTGGATTGTTGCGCTTAGCGTTGGCATTGGCACGATGACAGAACTCACTCAATCAACTCCCCAAGTAATTGCCGAAGAACAGATCGCCGCTGAGGCAGCCCCTGCTAACCCATGGCTGGGATCATCTTTTCCCCTAGAAAATTTTTCGCGCTACACGTCACCCTTTGGCTACCGGCAACATCCTATGGGTGGGCACCGCTTTCACTACGGGCTAGACCTGGCCGCTCCCATGGGCAGCTATATTCGCAGCTGGTGGGAGGGCAAAGTAGTCGAAGTACACGACCACACCGCCTGCGGCACCGCCGCTATCATTCAGTCCGGCTCGTGGACTCACATCTACTGCCATATGCAGGGCAGCATTGTGATTGAAAAAGAAGGCGGCCGGGTATTAGTCGATCGCGACGGCGGCATCGAGATTCGCCAGGGGCAAATGGTGACCGCAGGCCAGCGCATTGGTCGCGTGGGCATGACCGGCAGCACTACTGGCCCACACCTGCACTGGGGTCTCAAGTATGACGGAGCTTGGGTTGACCCAGCTCTGGTGCTCAAGGCAACTTTTGACTACCAGCAAGCCTCACAAACGGCGCAGGCCATAAATTAA
- a CDS encoding glycerol-3-phosphate acyltransferase, translating to MTLTQVWGAFLIFVLSPIAGGLPLTGWSTRLISGKRLRRVGTGNVGVSAAFYHGGKVAGIVAVLLEAAKGIGVVLLARHYFPADPVWELIALIGLVMGRYWFAKGAGTTNVVWGVAAYDWPTALLTFILSGLGFTVFRERRQGRLLSLVLLPLITALRHSDGELVLAMSCLSGLIAWIYQKLPDDLDLPDDEGRLESRTMFRFFRGDRALVALDRALDPTKFGHKAATLGQLTAWGYPVPRGYVLPAGDDPTALLAIAEPSPTQPLAVRSSAQDEDTGTASAAGVYESFLNITDQEALAAAIVRVFSSYSAPQAKAYRQSKGLPEQGLAVIVQQQVQGQFSGVAFSRDPIARCGDAVVIEALPGGADQVVGGQVTPEQYRVLVQPDDVPPLAAIAEADWQLSDALTLTVEGQGQTPSRLLQQVAYLARHLESRYQGVPQDIEWSFDGETLWLLQSRPITTLQPLWTRKIAAEVIPGTIRPLTWSINRPLTCGVWGEIFTVVLGDRARGLDFEATATLHHAHAYFNATLLGDIFRRMGLPAESLEFLTRGAKFSRPPLGSTLRNMPGLVRLLRRELKLEQQFAQENRDRFAPALQALAETPRDALTPQELLDRVDTILALLKRVTYYNILGPLSFALRRALLKVPEESLNPMQNDEIAALEALRAIAQDIRQTLSKPELARITDSSSLMTALAESTDGESLLKAMGQFIEQYGYLSPVGTDIAVATWQESPGPVRELLAQFVRQPPPPKSAASQGKATTVQRRLDLKGQVNTLYNRLLAELRWSILALATQWQTQGYLQERDDIFLLTLEEIQELVGNGTPDWRAVQEWVGDRKAQYERDKKMPAVPYLVFGNEPPSRQLPLMPTATVQQKLTGIGASAGTVAGPVLVVTQLEAVAAANGPFILVVPYTDAGWAPLLARAQGLIAEVGGRLSHGAIIAREYGIPAVMDVTNATQRLHTGQWVRINGETGIVEVLEPPTNSLALEAGNE from the coding sequence ATGACCCTTACCCAGGTTTGGGGTGCCTTTTTAATCTTCGTGCTGTCTCCGATAGCGGGTGGGTTGCCCCTCACGGGGTGGTCGACTCGGCTGATTTCGGGGAAACGGCTGCGGCGAGTGGGCACGGGCAATGTCGGCGTGTCGGCTGCTTTTTACCACGGTGGTAAAGTGGCGGGCATTGTGGCGGTCTTGCTAGAGGCGGCCAAGGGCATTGGGGTCGTGCTACTGGCGCGGCACTACTTCCCAGCAGACCCGGTGTGGGAACTTATTGCTCTGATTGGGCTAGTGATGGGTCGCTACTGGTTTGCCAAGGGAGCGGGCACCACCAACGTGGTGTGGGGCGTCGCGGCGTACGACTGGCCGACGGCACTGCTAACGTTTATCCTTAGCGGGCTGGGGTTTACTGTCTTTCGCGAGCGGCGGCAGGGTCGCCTGCTGTCGCTGGTGTTGCTACCGCTGATCACCGCTCTGCGCCACTCAGATGGAGAGCTGGTATTGGCGATGTCTTGCCTAAGCGGGCTGATCGCCTGGATTTATCAAAAGCTACCTGACGATCTCGATTTGCCTGACGATGAAGGACGATTGGAGTCTCGCACCATGTTTCGGTTTTTTCGCGGCGATCGCGCCCTTGTTGCCCTCGATCGCGCCCTTGACCCCACCAAGTTTGGCCACAAAGCGGCCACCTTGGGCCAGCTAACAGCCTGGGGTTACCCGGTGCCACGCGGCTATGTGCTGCCCGCCGGGGATGATCCGACTGCGCTACTGGCGATCGCGGAGCCCTCCCCCACCCAGCCCCTCGCCGTCCGCTCCTCGGCCCAGGACGAAGACACGGGCACGGCCTCGGCGGCGGGAGTGTATGAATCATTTTTGAATATCACTGACCAGGAGGCGCTGGCGGCGGCGATCGTGCGGGTGTTCTCGTCCTATAGCGCACCTCAAGCCAAGGCCTATCGGCAGAGCAAGGGTTTACCCGAGCAGGGGCTGGCGGTAATCGTGCAGCAGCAGGTGCAGGGGCAATTTTCGGGAGTGGCCTTTAGCCGTGACCCCATTGCCCGCTGCGGCGATGCGGTGGTGATCGAAGCGCTGCCCGGTGGGGCCGACCAGGTGGTGGGAGGTCAGGTGACGCCCGAACAGTATCGGGTGCTGGTGCAGCCCGACGATGTGCCTCCCCTAGCGGCGATCGCCGAGGCCGATTGGCAGCTCTCCGACGCGCTGACGCTGACGGTTGAGGGCCAGGGCCAGACCCCCTCGCGGCTGCTTCAGCAGGTGGCTTACCTAGCCCGCCACCTGGAGAGCCGCTACCAGGGCGTTCCCCAAGACATTGAGTGGAGTTTTGATGGGGAAACGCTGTGGCTGTTGCAGAGTCGCCCGATTACTACTCTGCAACCGCTATGGACGCGCAAGATCGCCGCCGAGGTGATCCCCGGCACGATTCGCCCGCTGACCTGGTCGATTAATCGGCCTTTGACCTGCGGCGTGTGGGGCGAGATTTTTACGGTGGTGCTGGGCGATCGCGCCCGTGGGCTCGACTTCGAGGCCACCGCTACGCTGCACCACGCCCACGCCTACTTCAACGCCACCCTGCTGGGGGACATCTTTCGCCGCATGGGTCTGCCCGCCGAAAGCCTAGAGTTTTTAACGCGCGGAGCTAAGTTTAGCCGCCCTCCCCTCGGCTCTACGCTGCGAAATATGCCTGGTCTGGTGCGCCTGCTGCGCCGTGAACTCAAGCTAGAGCAGCAGTTTGCCCAGGAGAATCGCGATCGCTTCGCCCCAGCCCTGCAAGCCTTAGCCGAGACGCCCAGGGATGCCCTCACGCCCCAGGAATTGCTCGACCGAGTAGACACCATTCTCGCCCTGCTGAAGCGGGTCACTTACTACAACATCCTCGGTCCGCTTAGCTTTGCCCTGCGCCGCGCCCTGCTCAAGGTGCCGGAAGAAAGCCTCAACCCGATGCAAAATGACGAGATTGCGGCTTTGGAAGCGTTGCGGGCGATCGCCCAAGACATTCGCCAGACGCTCTCGAAGCCCGAGCTGGCCCGCATTACCGACAGCTCGTCGCTGATGACGGCCTTGGCCGAAAGCACCGACGGCGAATCGTTGCTCAAGGCTATGGGGCAGTTTATTGAGCAATACGGCTACCTCAGCCCCGTGGGAACCGACATTGCCGTGGCTACCTGGCAAGAAAGCCCTGGCCCAGTGCGTGAACTGCTAGCCCAGTTCGTACGGCAGCCGCCACCTCCCAAATCTGCTGCCTCCCAAGGCAAAGCCACCACCGTCCAACGCCGCCTAGATCTAAAGGGGCAGGTGAACACCCTCTACAACCGGCTGCTGGCCGAGCTGCGCTGGAGCATTCTGGCCCTGGCCACCCAGTGGCAAACGCAGGGGTATTTGCAGGAGCGGGACGACATTTTCTTGCTCACCCTGGAGGAAATTCAGGAGCTGGTGGGGAATGGAACGCCCGACTGGAGAGCGGTGCAGGAGTGGGTTGGCGATCGCAAAGCCCAGTACGAGCGAGACAAGAAAATGCCCGCCGTGCCCTACTTAGTGTTTGGCAACGAGCCCCCCAGCCGCCAGCTTCCTCTTATGCCGACTGCTACCGTGCAGCAAAAGCTCACTGGCATTGGCGCCAGTGCTGGCACCGTTGCGGGTCCAGTGCTGGTAGTCACCCAGCTTGAAGCCGTAGCTGCCGCCAATGGCCCCTTCATTCTGGTGGTGCCCTACACCGATGCCGGCTGGGCACCCCTGCTGGCCCGCGCCCAGGGATTGATTGCCGAGGTGGGGGGTCGTCTCTCCCATGGGGCAATCATCGCCCGCGAGTACGGCATCCCCGCCGTTATGGACGTAACCAACGCCACCCAACGGCTGCACACCGGCCAGTGGGTACGAATAAATGGCGAAACCGGCATTGTAGAGGTGCTAGAACCGCCCACAAACAGTCTGGCCTTGGAAGCTGGCAACGAATAG
- a CDS encoding CU044_2847 family protein, protein MTQLVPIRLEDGTEIYMEATDDVVAPDSAPILDSSGETTRTAKGWNSANQAVQIQAAQSFKAIEGTIRTYTSHTMSAFKDMATANVEKVTLEFGLKVGGEAGVPYVTKGTAESNLKITVECSFN, encoded by the coding sequence ATGACTCAACTGGTCCCCATCCGCTTAGAGGATGGCACCGAGATCTATATGGAAGCCACCGACGACGTGGTTGCTCCCGACTCGGCCCCAATCCTCGACTCCTCTGGCGAAACTACCCGCACCGCTAAGGGATGGAACAGCGCCAACCAAGCCGTTCAAATTCAGGCAGCTCAGAGCTTCAAGGCCATTGAAGGCACCATTCGCACCTACACCAGTCACACCATGAGCGCCTTCAAAGACATGGCCACCGCCAACGTCGAAAAAGTCACCCTAGAGTTTGGCCTTAAGGTCGGCGGAGAGGCAGGCGTTCCCTATGTTACTAAAGGCACCGCAGAGAGCAACTTGAAAATTACCGTAGAGTGCTCGTTCAACTAA
- a CDS encoding DUF1838 family protein codes for MLSKLLGVMIGPWAATTGSGAAIATPLDLNRPEDALQVFRKLLCSVEDGKTVYFVWQGKVFSRRPGEADCHLFNVQGVSTRACTSLTSETGAAGFRQVTREVMIYLDPETNALLNTWKNPWTGETTTVYPVANDLVNSSPFWADTTGQRLQFQSFGDTDFLFFTVTLPLFYANPLGGEYQDYVGGHYHAMEMFTFSARRSQLLASADQDIDDIAVSWNRISPWLPWMRMGGHPGDLVVHAAGTRVGTWQQLPEPLRSQIADNFALYQTPPPLNDNRPNQTTWTNFRDFLDGQP; via the coding sequence ATGCTGTCAAAATTGTTGGGAGTCATGATCGGGCCTTGGGCTGCCACCACTGGGTCTGGGGCAGCGATCGCCACCCCGCTCGACCTCAATCGCCCTGAGGATGCGCTTCAGGTATTCCGCAAGCTGCTTTGCTCAGTGGAAGACGGCAAAACCGTATATTTTGTCTGGCAAGGCAAGGTTTTTAGCCGCCGGCCCGGAGAAGCCGACTGCCATTTGTTTAATGTGCAAGGTGTAAGTACTCGCGCCTGCACTTCGCTAACGTCTGAAACCGGCGCTGCGGGCTTTCGGCAAGTCACCCGAGAAGTGATGATTTACCTCGACCCTGAAACCAATGCCCTGCTAAACACCTGGAAAAACCCTTGGACTGGGGAAACCACGACCGTATACCCGGTAGCCAATGATCTCGTTAACTCCTCCCCGTTTTGGGCCGACACCACTGGGCAACGCCTTCAGTTTCAAAGTTTTGGCGACACAGACTTCCTCTTCTTCACAGTGACATTGCCCTTGTTCTACGCCAATCCGTTAGGAGGGGAATATCAAGACTATGTTGGTGGCCATTACCATGCGATGGAAATGTTCACTTTTTCGGCTCGGCGATCGCAACTACTGGCCTCAGCAGATCAGGACATAGACGATATAGCTGTTAGCTGGAATCGCATATCTCCCTGGCTACCCTGGATGAGAATGGGAGGGCACCCCGGCGACCTCGTGGTGCATGCGGCCGGCACCCGTGTAGGCACGTGGCAACAGTTACCCGAGCCCCTGCGAAGCCAAATTGCAGATAACTTTGCTCTCTATCAAACCCCGCCCCCTCTAAACGACAATCGCCCGAACCAAACTACCTGGACTAACTTTCGCGACTTTTTAGACGGTCAGCCTTGA
- a CDS encoding 2TM domain-containing protein has protein sequence MADLATDAYTNNGEFLYLAEDAQQILSIAIARQTESGELSRAQLLEIADELGISADTIAAAEREWDVKKYELADQRLFDSQRRQRFHHGLSQFAIFGGFLLLFLVLTGGVGFWGGLVKFLLYLGVAPWGLKLSWDAWRIYRPNEYGYRQEFQRWRRKQQMKRVVGGAMRRLLGPS, from the coding sequence ATGGCGGATTTGGCAACGGATGCTTACACCAACAATGGTGAGTTTTTATACCTGGCTGAGGATGCTCAGCAGATTTTGAGTATTGCGATCGCCCGTCAAACCGAGTCAGGTGAGCTTTCCCGCGCTCAGCTGCTAGAAATTGCCGATGAATTGGGCATCTCTGCCGACACCATAGCCGCCGCCGAGCGCGAATGGGATGTCAAAAAGTATGAGCTGGCCGACCAAAGGCTATTCGACAGCCAGCGCCGCCAACGGTTTCACCATGGGCTGTCTCAATTCGCCATTTTTGGTGGTTTCTTGCTGCTGTTCTTGGTGCTGACCGGCGGCGTTGGGTTTTGGGGCGGGCTGGTGAAGTTTTTGCTTTATCTCGGAGTTGCCCCCTGGGGTCTTAAGCTCAGCTGGGATGCCTGGCGTATCTACCGCCCTAATGAGTATGGCTACCGCCAGGAATTTCAGCGCTGGCGGCGCAAGCAGCAGATGAAGCGGGTGGTTGGCGGTGCCATGCGGCGACTGCTGGGGCCGTCCTAG
- the hypB gene encoding hydrogenase nickel incorporation protein HypB, whose product MHQTFDAALGIDLLHVNQAGADHNRAHFDAWGITCMNIMSSPGAGKTALLERTLEGLHQKLAIAVIEGDMTTELDADRLRQYGVPVVAINTGRSCHLDAKMVAGGIHTLEHQYDPNALDLVLVENVGNLVCPAEFEVGEHAKIALLSITEGEDKPLKYPIMFQEADCLLITKVDLAPYLDVNIEQIAANVRQMNPHCTIISVSAKTGEGLEEWFGWVRSRVQASTSTKSHTHA is encoded by the coding sequence ATGCACCAAACCTTTGACGCTGCCCTTGGTATCGATCTGCTCCACGTCAACCAGGCGGGGGCCGACCATAACCGCGCTCACTTCGACGCCTGGGGCATCACCTGCATGAACATCATGAGCAGCCCAGGGGCAGGCAAGACCGCGCTGCTGGAACGCACCTTGGAAGGGCTGCACCAAAAGCTGGCGATCGCCGTCATCGAAGGCGACATGACCACCGAACTGGATGCCGATCGCCTGCGCCAGTACGGGGTGCCAGTAGTGGCGATTAATACGGGGCGATCGTGCCATCTGGACGCCAAGATGGTGGCCGGTGGCATTCACACTCTAGAGCACCAGTACGACCCGAATGCCCTCGATCTGGTGCTGGTCGAAAACGTGGGTAACCTGGTCTGCCCCGCCGAATTTGAGGTGGGCGAACACGCCAAAATCGCCCTGCTGAGCATTACTGAGGGAGAAGACAAGCCTCTCAAGTATCCGATCATGTTTCAAGAGGCCGACTGTTTGCTGATCACCAAGGTAGATTTGGCTCCCTACCTAGACGTGAACATCGAGCAGATCGCAGCCAACGTGCGGCAGATGAATCCCCACTGCACGATTATTTCCGTTTCGGCTAAGACCGGCGAAGGATTAGAAGAATGGTTTGGGTGGGTGCGATCGCGCGTTCAGGCGTCAACTTCCACCAAGAGCCATACCCACGCCTAA
- the hypA gene encoding hydrogenase maturation nickel metallochaperone HypA, whose product MHETDMTKALILTVRDWWEVQPGQPAIEKVHLTVGKFTCVEPVGLQFAFEVQTKGTFLDGAELVINETPLVAFCHDCQSEYRPEIGLQYACPTCKAPMGDIRSGRELKIDRVEYAEAIAQP is encoded by the coding sequence ATGCATGAAACAGACATGACCAAGGCCCTGATTCTTACCGTGCGCGACTGGTGGGAGGTGCAGCCTGGGCAGCCCGCGATCGAAAAAGTTCACCTGACCGTGGGCAAATTCACCTGTGTGGAGCCGGTGGGCCTGCAGTTTGCCTTCGAGGTGCAGACCAAGGGCACCTTTCTAGACGGGGCCGAGCTGGTAATTAACGAAACGCCGCTGGTGGCCTTTTGTCACGACTGCCAGAGTGAATATCGGCCTGAAATTGGTTTGCAATACGCCTGCCCCACCTGCAAGGCGCCGATGGGCGATATTCGCTCGGGGCGCGAGCTAAAGATCGATCGGGTAGAGTATGCGGAGGCGATCGCCCAACCGTAG
- a CDS encoding agmatinase family protein encodes MTTDPSNDPVFQSPNGNSTEAQRALEMEARLPMTGWQQEVSQGLEYGLEAAASIRDRTIPTFSRGELPHYAGINTFLKAPYIEDVRRVGEFDVAIVGIPHDSGTTYRPGTRFGPQGIRRISALYTPYNFEMGIDLRESITLCDVGDVFTIPANNEKSFDQISKGVAHVFASGAFPILLGGDHSIGFPTVRGICRHLGDKKVGIIHFDRHVDTQETDLDERMHTCPWFHATNMANAPAKNLVQMGIGGWQVPRQGVKVCRERATNILTVTDITEMGLDAAADFAIARATDGTDCVWISFDIDCIDAGFVPGTGWPEPGGLLPREALYLLKRIIQETTVCGIEVVEVSPPYDVSDMTALMATRVICDTMAHLVKSGQLPRREKPSYIHEEANMSVDEPWQ; translated from the coding sequence ATGACCACCGACCCATCCAATGATCCTGTATTTCAAAGCCCGAACGGCAACTCGACCGAGGCCCAGCGTGCCCTAGAGATGGAAGCCCGCCTACCCATGACGGGCTGGCAGCAGGAAGTTTCCCAGGGGCTAGAGTATGGCCTAGAGGCAGCGGCGAGCATTCGCGATCGCACCATTCCCACCTTCTCTCGCGGCGAGCTGCCCCACTACGCGGGCATCAACACCTTTCTGAAAGCACCCTACATAGAAGATGTGCGCCGTGTTGGGGAATTCGACGTGGCGATCGTCGGCATTCCCCACGACTCGGGCACCACCTACCGCCCCGGGACCCGCTTTGGCCCCCAGGGCATTCGCCGCATTTCAGCCCTCTATACCCCCTACAACTTTGAGATGGGGATTGACCTGCGCGAGAGTATCACCCTCTGCGACGTGGGCGATGTGTTTACCATTCCGGCCAACAACGAAAAATCCTTTGACCAGATTTCTAAGGGCGTGGCCCACGTGTTTGCCTCGGGGGCGTTCCCAATTTTGCTGGGGGGCGACCACTCTATTGGCTTCCCTACGGTGCGGGGCATCTGCCGCCACCTGGGCGATAAGAAAGTCGGCATCATCCACTTCGATCGCCACGTTGACACCCAGGAGACCGACCTGGATGAGCGCATGCACACCTGCCCCTGGTTCCACGCCACTAACATGGCCAATGCTCCAGCCAAAAACCTGGTGCAGATGGGTATTGGCGGCTGGCAGGTGCCCCGGCAGGGGGTGAAGGTGTGCCGCGAGCGAGCCACCAACATCCTCACCGTTACCGACATTACCGAAATGGGCCTCGACGCCGCTGCCGATTTTGCGATCGCCCGCGCCACCGACGGCACCGACTGCGTTTGGATTAGCTTCGACATCGACTGCATTGACGCGGGCTTTGTGCCCGGCACCGGCTGGCCCGAACCCGGTGGCCTGCTGCCCCGCGAAGCCCTCTACCTGCTCAAGCGCATTATTCAAGAGACCACCGTCTGCGGCATCGAAGTGGTGGAAGTCTCGCCCCCCTACGATGTCAGCGACATGACGGCACTAATGGCCACCCGCGTCATCTGCGACACCATGGCCCACCTGGTGAAGTCGGGTCAGCTGCCCCGTCGCGAGAAGCCGTCTTACATCCATGAGGAAGCGAACATGAGTGTGGATGAACCCTGGCAGTAA
- the cobM gene encoding precorrin-4 C(11)-methyltransferase, with translation MASPVTSSRIEDFPAHAPAAGAALAPGVYIVGAGPGDPELLTVKAQRLLSQADVILYANSLVPQQILEWTRPDAERIGTATMTLESILPLMVERVQAGKSVIRLQSGDPSLYSAIHEQIQALAEAEVPFEVVPGISAYQAAAAKLNAELTIPGLVQSIILTRISGRTQVPEAEDLASLAAHKTSLCLYLSARHVEESQAQLLQHYESDTPVAICFRIGWPDEQLLVVPLSEMAKTTREKDLIRTTLYIISPALRGQKVRSRLYNPDHTHLFRPRHGSAAPSDATQDAVSPQP, from the coding sequence ATGGCTAGCCCTGTGACCTCCTCTAGAATCGAAGATTTTCCCGCCCATGCCCCTGCTGCAGGGGCGGCCCTAGCGCCGGGAGTGTACATCGTCGGGGCCGGGCCGGGCGACCCGGAGCTATTGACGGTTAAGGCCCAGCGACTGCTGAGCCAGGCAGATGTGATTCTCTACGCCAACTCTCTGGTGCCCCAGCAAATTTTAGAGTGGACCCGTCCCGACGCCGAGCGCATCGGCACTGCCACTATGACCCTAGAGAGTATTTTGCCGCTGATGGTAGAGCGAGTGCAGGCGGGAAAGTCGGTGATTCGACTGCAATCGGGCGATCCCAGCCTCTACAGCGCCATTCACGAGCAAATTCAGGCGCTGGCGGAAGCAGAGGTGCCCTTTGAGGTGGTGCCGGGCATTAGCGCCTACCAGGCGGCAGCGGCGAAGCTCAATGCCGAACTGACGATTCCGGGACTGGTACAGTCGATCATTCTCACCCGCATCAGCGGGCGCACCCAGGTGCCGGAAGCGGAAGATTTAGCTTCCCTAGCAGCCCACAAGACTAGTCTGTGCCTCTACCTCAGCGCTCGCCATGTGGAAGAATCTCAGGCACAACTTTTGCAGCACTACGAGTCAGATACCCCAGTGGCCATCTGCTTTCGCATCGGCTGGCCCGATGAGCAGCTTCTAGTGGTGCCCCTGTCAGAGATGGCCAAAACCACCCGCGAAAAAGACTTGATTCGCACCACGCTATATATAATTAGCCCAGCGCTGCGAGGGCAGAAGGTCAGGTCACGCCTTTACAACCCCGACCACACCCACCTATTTCGCCCCCGCCACGGCTCAGCGGCTCCTTCAGACGCTACCCAAGATGCTGTGTCGCCTCAGCCTTGA
- a CDS encoding serine/threonine-protein kinase yields the protein MAEAGQGERLLGGHYRVLRQLSRGSFGDTYLAEDTHRFQELCVLKEFNPQVPGKLALDKAQTLFEREASILYQINHPQVPRFRELLRDQGRLFLVQDYVEGPTYRELLDRRRAVGESFSEAEGVQFLMQTLPLLQYLHSIGIVHRNISPDNLIQRNADGRPVLIDFGGVKQLVVNVRYQLGVAQPYQAADGTITRLGTVGYAPEEQLESGQVSPATDLYALGMTTLVLLTGKDPDALYDDRRDRWVWPEQVELSATLSQVLTQLAAHEPGDRYQSAGQALAALNLAHPDALSATRSQPMPVRMQPTVPPPQPEPPRPAPTMAVAPAAPYAPPMAHDPTATVAPPPRAVPVQKTSPGCWPALAGLLVMVGAAGGLWWWLDPLSQFGGAGSEVVSPGGSDTSNPNLSEAERDRKQALRDRAVALSVDWSYISRLTDQLFYEQNPDRQGTQLTDQPQDEPLRAAWDAIAADNLNLIEANLSTDARSKLGRYNPTDSDRWKSQVNALYVSSNALYDLADARFGQLFPGREREGFVETAVDQIWFALAQDQVNAMESGENLSEVTFEQGTFNQQQEGNLSPGHGQIYVVNLTAQQLLRLNLQAPPESTRLSLYVPVPTDELPHILADAQQNTWAGELPQSGYYEIVVVSQSENVIPYRLTVAVDNVINDIINQPDPPEKNN from the coding sequence ATGGCTGAAGCAGGACAGGGAGAACGATTGCTCGGAGGCCACTACCGAGTGCTGCGGCAGCTCAGTCGGGGCAGCTTTGGCGATACCTACCTGGCCGAAGACACCCACCGATTTCAAGAACTCTGCGTGCTGAAGGAGTTTAACCCTCAGGTGCCCGGCAAGCTGGCTTTGGATAAAGCCCAAACTCTGTTTGAGCGCGAGGCCAGCATTCTCTATCAGATCAACCATCCCCAGGTGCCTCGGTTTCGTGAGCTGCTGAGGGATCAAGGACGGCTGTTTTTGGTGCAAGACTACGTCGAAGGCCCCACCTACCGGGAACTGCTCGATCGCCGTCGCGCTGTTGGTGAGAGCTTTAGCGAAGCAGAGGGGGTGCAGTTTTTGATGCAAACGCTGCCGCTGCTGCAATACCTGCACAGCATAGGTATCGTGCATCGCAATATTTCGCCCGACAACCTGATTCAACGCAATGCCGACGGTCGGCCGGTGCTCATCGACTTTGGCGGCGTGAAGCAGCTGGTGGTGAATGTGCGCTATCAGCTAGGGGTAGCTCAGCCCTACCAGGCCGCCGATGGCACCATCACCCGCCTGGGCACCGTGGGCTATGCCCCCGAAGAACAGCTTGAATCAGGTCAAGTGAGCCCGGCTACCGATCTCTACGCTCTGGGCATGACCACCCTGGTGCTGCTGACGGGCAAAGACCCCGACGCCCTCTACGACGATCGCCGCGATCGCTGGGTTTGGCCAGAGCAGGTTGAGCTATCGGCTACCCTAAGCCAGGTGCTGACTCAGTTGGCGGCTCACGAACCGGGCGATCGCTACCAGTCCGCCGGGCAGGCGCTGGCTGCCCTTAACCTGGCCCACCCCGACGCGCTCTCAGCGACCAGGTCGCAGCCCATGCCCGTTCGCATGCAGCCCACGGTGCCACCGCCCCAACCCGAACCACCGAGGCCAGCGCCCACGATGGCGGTCGCCCCAGCGGCTCCCTATGCGCCACCTATGGCCCACGACCCCACGGCCACAGTGGCTCCGCCGCCTCGGGCTGTGCCGGTGCAAAAAACATCGCCGGGGTGCTGGCCTGCGTTGGCCGGGCTGCTGGTCATGGTGGGAGCCGCCGGAGGGCTGTGGTGGTGGCTCGATCCCCTGAGCCAGTTTGGGGGGGCTGGCTCTGAAGTCGTCTCGCCTGGTGGCAGTGATACCAGCAATCCCAACCTTAGCGAGGCCGAGCGCGATCGCAAACAGGCTCTGCGCGATCGCGCCGTCGCCCTCAGCGTTGACTGGTCCTACATCTCGCGCTTAACAGACCAACTGTTTTATGAGCAAAACCCCGATCGCCAGGGCACCCAGCTTACCGATCAGCCCCAGGATGAGCCCCTGCGAGCGGCGTGGGATGCGATCGCTGCTGACAATTTAAACCTGATTGAAGCCAACCTCAGCACCGACGCCCGCAGCAAGCTAGGCCGCTATAACCCCACCGACAGCGATCGCTGGAAGAGCCAGGTCAACGCCCTCTACGTCAGCAGCAACGCCCTCTACGATCTGGCTGATGCCCGTTTTGGCCAGCTGTTTCCGGGGCGGGAAAGGGAGGGCTTTGTCGAAACTGCCGTTGACCAAATCTGGTTTGCGCTGGCCCAAGACCAAGTTAACGCCATGGAATCTGGCGAAAACCTGAGTGAGGTTACCTTTGAGCAGGGCACCTTCAACCAGCAGCAGGAAGGCAATCTCAGCCCTGGCCATGGCCAGATCTATGTTGTCAATCTCACCGCTCAGCAGTTGCTTCGACTAAACCTGCAAGCCCCACCGGAGAGCACCCGCCTCTCGCTCTACGTGCCGGTGCCCACCGACGAGCTGCCCCATATTCTGGCCGATGCCCAACAAAACACCTGGGCCGGAGAGCTGCCCCAGTCAGGTTACTACGAGATTGTGGTGGTGTCTCAATCAGAGAATGTCATTCCCTACCGCCTCACCGTGGCAGTTGATAACGTCATCAACGACATTATTAACCAGCCAGATCCGCCTGAAAAGAACAATTGA